Part of the Halobaculum halobium genome, AGTTCGCGCCGGAACCGACCGTCGCCCGCGCCCGCGAGCTGCGGGAGGCCGCAGACCACCCGGAGTACGAGCGACTCCGCCGCGCCGCGGAGGCCGAGGCGGAGCTGTCGGACGAGGAGGTCGAGCGCGTCGCCTCGGGCGAGGCGGCCGCGGAGCTGGCCGAGGCGCGCGACCGTCGCGAGTCACTGGCGGCGACACTGGACGAGACAGGCGAGGGCGAGTGAGCGGCGCGGTCGCCGCACCGTCGGTAGGTGACGGCCGCGGGGACGAACTACTTCACAGCGCCCGCGTCCCGTCGTCGACCGACAGCACCCGCGCGTACACCGCCGTCGGGTACGACGTCCCGTCGGCCTCGAACGCGGAGGTACCGATCCGCTCGAACCCCCGCGCCTCATAGAACTCGCGCGCGTCGCGATTCTCGGTGAACGTCTCCAGCGCCAGTCGGTCGAACGCGTCGGGGACGCGGTCGACGACGCCGTCGAGGAGCGCCGACCCGACGCCCGCCCCCTGCGCGTCGGGGGCGACGTACAGCGCCCGCAACTCGGCGTCCGTGCGCTCGCAGAACGCCTTGCGGCCGTCGCCCCACACCGCGTCGACGAAGCCGACGACCGCCCCCGGCTTCCGGTCGACGGCGACGAGAAACGCCCGGTCCCGACCGGTGGCGCGGTCGTACCGCTCCTGGAGGTCGACGCCGTCGGGGACGGTCATCGCGTCGAGCGTGTCCGCCGGGAGGATGTCGGCGTAGGCGTCGCGCCAGGCGTCGCGGTTGACGACTAACGCCGCGCGGAACTCCGTCGGGGACGCCACGGGACGGACCTCGATGTCCATGTGCGTCTCTCCGAGTCGGCGGGAGGAAAGGATTCGGGGGGAAGAGAGACCAGCTGTCGGCGGCGAACGGCCGGCTACGCGGTGTCGGCCTTCGCTTCCTGCAGCGCCTGGCGGACGCCCCGGGCCAGCGCCGCGGCGCGCTCGGGGTCGGCGGACTCGGCGTACACGCGCACCTTCGGCTCGGTGCCGGAGGGGCGCACGAGCACCCAGGCGTCGCCGTAGTCGAGGCGGTAGCCGTCTTTCGTGTCGGGCTCGGCGTCGGCGGCGGCGGCGTACGCCTCGGCGGCCGCGAGCATCGCCTCCAACTCTGCGTCGGAGTCGTACGAGAGGTTCTCGCGGACGTTCGTGTAGTCGGCGTACGGCGCGACGATCTCGCTGACGGCGGCGTCGCGCTCGGCCAGCAGTTCGAGGAACTTCGCGGCGATGAACGCGCCGTCGCGAACCAGCCGGTAGTCGGGGAAAAAAATCCCGCCGTTGCCCTCGCCGGCGATGGGGACTGACTCGCCCTCGCGCCACAGCTCCTTGATCCGGGTGATGATGTTCGTCGAGCCGATGGGCGTCAGATCCAGGTTTGCGCCCGCGGCCGCACACACGTCGACGAGGCGCTGAGAGACGTTCACCGCGGCGACGGTCGTGTCGCCCTCACCGAGATCGCGGGCGGCAAGCGCCGCCAGCGAGGCGTCCCCCTCGACGTACGAACCGGTCTCGTCGAAGAAGATGGCGCGGTCGGCGTCGCCGTCGTGGGCGATCCCGACGTCGGCGTCGGCGGCGCGCACGAGTCGCCCGAGGTCGTCGAGGTTCGCCTCGACGGGCTCGGGGTCGCGACCGGGGAAGTGACCGTCCGGCTGGGCGTTCACGGTGACGACGTCGCAGCCCAACTCGCGGAAGAACTCAGGCGAGGTGAGCGCGCCGGCGCCGTGGCCGGGGTCGAGCGCGACGGTGAGGTCGGCGTCGGCGACGGCGTCGCGGTCGATCGCGTCGAGCATCTCCGCGACGTAGTCGTCGTTGGCGTCGGGCACGCGGCGGGAGCCGCCCATCCGGTCCCACGACACCGTCGTCGGCTCCTCTGCGAGGAGGCGCTCCTCGACGACTTCGAGTCGGTTCACCGGCAGCTCGATTCCGTCGTCGCCGACGAGCTTCACCCCGTTGAACTCCGGCGGGTTGTGCGACGCGGTGATCATCACCCCGGGCACCGCCTCGACCTCGCAGTAGCGGACGAGGCTCGGGGTGGGAACGACGCCCAGTCGCTCCACGTCGACGCCGGCGGCGGTGATCCCGGCGGCGGCGGCGTCGGCGAACGTCCGCCCGGAGGTACGGGTGTCGCGGCCGAGGGCGACGCGCTCGGCGTCCCACGTCGCCGCCGCGGCCGCGGCCACCCGGGAGACGAACTCCGGGGTGAACTCCTCGCCGACGACCCCGCGGGTGCCGCTCGATCCGAAGACCTTCATTCGGTTCGTGGGTCCGACGGCCGGCGGGATAGTGGTTCCGAACCGCCGCGTACCCGCCTCGGTCCGCCGTCCTCCCGCCTCCGGCGACATCGGAGAGTCAGCGGCGGCGACGGAGGCCGTTCGCGGCGGCGACGTGAGTGGTCCGCGGCTGCAACGTAGGCCGTCCGCGGCGGCGAGCGGCAGCGGGATTTACCATCTTCGACAGGGAATCGGGAGGTATGATTCACGCGACCGGTCCGCTGGTGACGGTCGACCTCGACGCCCGCGAGGCGACCGAGACGGACATCGACGACACGCTCGGCGACTTCGTCGGCGGCCGCGGCGTCGCGACGAAGCTGGCGTTCGACCGGATCCCGTTCGACGCCGACCCGCTCGGTCCGGAGAACCGCGTCTACCTCTCGACGGGCCCGCTCCAGCACTCGCAGATGAGCTTCACCGGGCGGATGAACATGACGAGCGTCTCCCCGTTGACCGACGGCCTCGCCTCATCGAACGCCGGCGGGTTCCTCTCGCGAAACTTCACGGGGACGGGCTATGCCGCCGTCGAACTGCGCGGCGCCAGCGACGTTCCGCTGGCCGTCCACGTCCGCGAGGAGGGCGTCGAGTTCGAGGAGGTGCCGGAGCTGGCGGACGCGGAGGTCCCCGCGGTGACCGAGTGGGCCGAGGAAACGCACGGCTTGGAGGCCGAACACCTCGCGTGTATCGGCCCCGCCGGCGAGCACTTGGTTCGCTACGCGTGCGTGATGACCAGCGAGACGCGCGCGTTCGGCCGCACCGGCATGGGCGCGGTGCTCGGCAGCAAGAACGTGAAAGTGCTCACGTTCGACGGCGATGCAACCGCGGACGTGGAAATCGATCCGGTGCAGACGGATATCCACCGCGAGGCAGCCACGTCGGACCACATCATGAAGCGGCAGGGGACGACAAGCGTCACCGAGTACGCCAACGAGGTGGAGGCGCTGCCGACGGACTACTTCGCTCGCACTTCCTTCGAGGGGGCGGAGGGCATCTCTGGCGACGCCGTGGAGTCGAAGAAACACAAGAAGGGGACCTGCTCGCAGTGCGCGTTCGCGTGTAAGCTCCCCACCCGCGATGAGGCCGCCGGCGTGGAGACGGAGGGCCCGGAGTTCGAGACGGTGATGGCGTGGGGGTCGAACCAGCTCGTCGACGACGTGGTCGAGGTGATGAAGGCCAACGATCGCTGTGACCGCCTCGGTGTCGACACCATCTCCGCGGGCGACACGATCGCCGCGTACCTCAAAAGCGAGGACGACCTCGGGAACCCGGAGCGCGCTCGCGAACTGCTCGGGAAGGCGGCCCGCCGCGAGGGCGAGGTCGGCGACCTGCTCGCGGAGGGCGTCCACCGCGCTGCTCCCGAGTTGGGCGTCGAAGACTGGTCGGTGAAGGGGTTGGAGTTCGCCGCCCACGACGGGCGTACCCTCAACGGACAGGGCCTCTCGTTTGCCACCTCGAACCGTGGCGCCGACCACATGTACGCCAGCTTCTACTCGAAGGAGTACCCCCTCGTCGACAAGGAGCAGGCGGTCGACAAGCGCGGGCTCGACGGGAAGGCGCCCCTGGTCGCCGCCGCGGAGAACCACAACGCGGCGCTCGACTCCGCGGTCGCCTGCAAGTTCAGCCGGGACTTCCTGACCGAAGAACGGTTCGGGGCGCTGTTGGACGCGGACTACGACGACCTGCTCGACGTGGGCGCCCGCGTCGTCGAGTTGGAGCGGGCGTTCAACAACCGCCGCGGCTTCGACCGCGCGGACGACGCGCTCCCGTACGACATCGAGGGGTTCGACGACGCGCTCGACGAGTACTACGAGGTTCGCGGCTGGCGCGTGGACGGGGTCGTTCCGGGGCTCGGTGAGGCCGACGCCGACGCCGCAACCGCCGACGACTGAGGCGAGACGCGAGCGGCGCGCGGTCGAGTCTGCGAGGCCGCGAACGGCGAAGCCGAAAGCGAACGGAGTGAACGAGCGTCTCGGATGGGCGGCCCGGGCGAGCGCTGCCGAACGCCTCGATTTCACCCCTGATACGCGGGGGCGAACGGTTATGGGGCGACGCGGTTCCGGATCGATATGAACATGAAGCAGATGTCGGCACTCTCCGTCGGGATGCTGTGCGTGCTGGCGCTGGGGGCTGCCGCGCTGGTCGCTGTGCAGGTGATCTGACGGCGCCCGGCGCGACGCCGTCGCGGCGAACCGACGGACCCAACCCCGCCCAGCGCCTGGCTTCGGTCGATGGAGATCCAGTTCCTCGGCGGCGCCCGCGAGGTGGGTCGCTCGGCGATCCTCGTCGACGACGCGCTCCTCCTCGACTACGGGATGCTGACCGGGGAGCCGCCGCAGTACCCCGTGGGCCGGCCCGAACCCGACGCGGTCGTCGTCAGCCACGGGCACCTCGATCACGTCGGCCAGGTGCCCGCTCTGCTCCGGGGCGACCGTCGCCCGCCGATCCACTGGACGCCGCCGACGGCTGAGCTCGCTCGGGTGCTCGCGCGCGATACGCTGAAGCTACGCGGCTACGACTGCACCTTCACCGAGAGCCACGTCCAGCGCCTCGGGGAGGTCGGACGGCGCCACGGGTACGGCGAGCCCTTCGTCGTCGCGGCCGGCGGCACCGACTACGAGGTCACGTTCTACGACGCCGGCCACATCCCCGGGAGCGCGCACGTTCTCGTCGATGACGGGGACGCCCGACTGTTGTACACCGCCGACTTTCACACCGACGACACCCGCCTGCTGTCGGGGTCGACCGCGCGGCCCGACGCCGACGCGGTGATCTGCGAGAGCACGTACTCGGACGTGACTCACGAGGACCGCTCGCGCGTCGAAGAACGGTTCGTCGAGACGGTCCGCACCACCCGATACGAGGGCGGTACCGCGTTGGTCCCTGCGTTCGCCATCGGCCGCACACAGGAGGTGCTGACGGTGCTCGCGGACACCGAGATCCGACCGTATCTCGACGGGATGGGCCAGCGCGTCACCGACATCGTCCGCGACTACCCTGACTTCGTCCGCGACCCCGACGCCCTCCGGCGGGCGAAGTCGGGCGCCAGGTACGTGACCGGAGCGCAGGGCCAGCGCGAACGCGTCGCCGCCGACAACGAGGCCATCGTCACGACCTCCGGGATGCTCTCGGGCGGCCCCGTGATGAGCTACCTCCCGATGCTGCGCTCGGACCCGACAAACCGGGTGTGTCTCACCGGGTACCAGGTCGAGGGGACGAACGGCCGAACGCTCCTCGAACACGGTCGCTGCGAGCTGAACGGCGGCGTCGTCCCCGTCGCCGCCCGCGTCGAGCTATTCGACTTCTCCGCGCACGCCGACCGCGACGGCCTCCGGTCGTTCCTCGACGACTACCGCGGCGCGACCGTGCTCGTCAACCACGGCGACCGGTGTCCGGCGTTCGCCGAGGAACTGCGCGCGGACGGGTACGACGCCGCGGCGCCCGATCTCGGCGAGCGCGTGACGGTGTGACTCGCGCCCGACGCAACCTCCAATATCGAATGGCCCATGGGTGTTCGTGTGTCCCGCGACCCGGACGAGATCGACCCAGAGTCGGTTCTCGACCGCCGGAACCGGCGGATATCTCGGCAGGGCCACGCCGCGGTGACCGGCGCGTTGACCACGTCGGGGCTGGCGGTCGCGGCCCTCGCGGTCGCGGTCGCGTTCGGATTGGTCGAGTCGCGCGCGCTGTACCCCGTCTTCATGCTCGTCGCGCCGGGTGCGATCGGCGGCGTGTGGCTCAACGCAGCGCTGATCGGCCGCGTCGACCGGCCGATCACCTGGTTTCGACGGATCGTCGGCGCCGGGCTGGGCGTGGACGCGGCGCTGTTCGTCGTCGCCGTGGCGGTCGGCGGCGCGGCGACCGCGACCGTCCGGGTGCTCGCGGCCTTCTTCGCGATCGCGTGGCTGGGTGGTGCGGCGACGGCGTGGCGCTTCAGGTAACGCGGTTCCGACGACTCACAGCCACCCCTCTCGCCTGAAGTACGCGACGAGCACGAGCGCGATTCCCCCCATTCCGAGCATCGTCGCGTGGTAGGCGTATGGCCACGTCAACTCGGGCATCGACTCGAAGTTCATGCCGAACACGCCGGCGACGAACGTCAGCGGGAGGACGATCGTCGCGACGACTGTGAGCCGCCGCATCACCTCGTTGGTCGACTGCGAGAGCGTGTTGAGGTAGATGTCGCGGGCGCCGGTTGTGAGGTCCCGATACGTCTCGGTCAGTTCGACCACCTGCACGAGGTGGTCGTACACGTCGCGGTAGTACTTCTCGGTCGCCTCCGCGACCTGCTCGGCGTCGCCGCGCGAGAGGGCGTTCACCGCGTCTCGCGTGGGCCACACGACCCGCCGGACCGACAGCAGCTCCCGCCGGAGGTCGTTGATCGCGCCGAGCGTCTCCGGGTCGGGCGCCTCGACGACGCGCTCTTCGACGGTCTCGATGTCGTCCTCCAGTTCGTCGAGCAGGTGAAAGTAGCCGTCGACGACGCGGTCGACGACGAGGTACCCCGCGAAATCCGGCCCGCGCGCGAGCGCCCGCCGGTCGGCGTCGGCGAGCCGGTTCCACACCGCCTCGACGGCGTCGTCGCCGCCGGTCGTCACCGTCACCAGCCAGTCGTCGCCGATGAACACCCCCACCGGGCGCGTGCGGATCTCCTCGAGGAACGTCGTCTCACCGACGCGAAACCGCGCGCCCTTCACGAGCAGGAACGCGTACTCCTCCAGCAGCTCCGACTTCGGCCGCGCGTCGCCGAGCACGTCCTCGACGTGCAGCGGGTGGATATCGAACCGCTCAGTCACCGCCGCGAGTTCCCCGGTCGGTCGCGGGACGCGCCCGGCGTCCGCCTGTCCGTCGCGGACTCCGCCGGCGCGCTCGTCTTCGGCGGCCACCCACACCCACGTCGTCCCCGGCGCCTCCGCGGCCGCCGTCACCCCCTCGAACGTCGCGGCCTCCCCGTCCGTGTACGACATCGCGCGGATCACCGCGACCCGCCCCCGTCGTGCGCCTCGCCGTCCGACGTGGCTGATCCCGCGTCGGCCCCGCCGTAGGTCACCGTCGCGAGCGTCACGCCGACGAGCAGCCCCGCGATAGTCGCCTCCCGACCGGGGTACGGCTCGACGGTCCCGACGGCGTACCCGGCCAGCGACAGCACCGTCAGCGTCGCCGCCGCGAGGAACGACCCGTTCATGCGACGGTCCTCGGCGCCGGCCACCCTAATCGTTCGGGCGCGTAACATCCTTGGTACGTGCTGACGTAGCACGACGTATGTCCGTCGACGAACCGACACCGACCGTTCCCGACCTGACCGCCGACGAGCGCGCCGCGTTGCACGCGATCCAACTCGGGATCGAACACGCTCACCGGGCGTACGCCGACCTGCTCGGGTGTCACCACCGCACCGGTCACGCGATGGACCGCTTCGCGGCGGCTGAAGAGCACCTCCGCGCCGCCGGGCACGACGAGTACGCCGACGAGATCCGCGATCGCCTCCTCCCGGCAGGCGTCGTCGAGGACCGCTGGACGTACGAGCTCGTCACGGCCTACCAGCGCAACCTCCTCAACGAACTGGACGCGTTCGAGACTGGTCTCCGCGATGAGATCGCCGACGGCGTCGACCACGTCGCAGAGCGCGCACAGCAGCGCGCCTGGCGCGAGCGCGCGGAGTCGGAGGAGTGGACCGAGTGAGCGGGACGCGGCGTTCGCGGGCGAACCTCAGTCGTCGTCGACGATGACCTCGACGGGCTCGGACGCCTCGTCGTCGTCGTCGTCGCCGGCGCGACTCGCGCGCTCCTGATACAGCAGCGCGCCGGCGACGCCGAGCACGAGCCACGAGCGCCAGCTCGCGAGGTTGAGCGTGTAGCCGATGCCGAACGGCTTCTCCACCAGCATGCCCTCGCCGGGCCGCCAGTAGGAGGACAGCAGGCGGCCGACGCTCGGACGTTCGAAGTTGTACGGGATCCCGAAGAGCTCCCCCGTCTGAGGTTTGTCTGCCATACTCCCGATAACGACGCCGTATGATAAATCGTTTTGGCTCGCGTCCGACAGGTCGGGGGCGAGGGGTCGTCCCCGACGGCGACCCAGTCCTCCCGGTGCGCTACTGATCGGTGCGCGAACGAACGGGGACCGCGCCGCCCGGTCGCCGCCATCCCCCGAGCGCGGTCGCCTGGTCGCCGCCATGCCCCGCGTACGACCGCCCGTTCGCCCCCACCCAGTCCGCCAACTCCTGCGACGACCGCTACTGATAGCGACCGCGTCCCTCGATCCCGCGGAGGCGCTCCAGCACCGCCGGATCGCCCACCGCGCGGTAGCCGTCCTCGACGGCCGCGACGAGCGCCTCCGGATCGCTCGCCGTGCCCTCGATCGACTGCTCGAAGACGTGGAGGTCCATCGCGTAGTCCTCGACGTGGTCGGAGTTGAACCCGAGCCCGAAGTCGATGCAGAAGAGCCGCCCGTCCTCGGGCGTGTCCGGTCGCTCGCGGCTCGTTTCGTTCACCGCTCGCATCGAGGTCTCGCTCTGCTTGACCTCACAGCTCACTCTTATGTTGCGCGTCGTCGGGTCGCCGTGGACGATCCCCGCGCCGTGGAGTCGCGCGAGGTGTTCGCCGACGGTCCGGGCGTGCTCGGCGGTCAGCGCCGCCGCCAGATCGCACTCGCCGACGAACTGCAACGCGAGCGTCGCCTGCGCGACGTCCACGTCGCGCACGAGCGGCGTCGGGACGCCCGCGTTGCGGGCGGCCGCGAGCAGCCGCGCCTCCGCGACCGTCCGCTCGCGCCGGAGCGTCGCGTCCAGCTTCGGATGCCGGTACCCCTTCGCGAGCCGCCGCTTCAGTACCTCGTCGCCGTTGCCCTCGACGGTCGCCTCTGCGCCGCGTAGGGCTGCGTCGTCGTCCGCGCCGGGGGCGCGCGCGACCGACTCGCCCGAGCGCCACGTCACGGGCACCTGATCCGGCCGGAAGTCGGGATCGATCCCGGAATCGGCGACCGCGACCGTGTCGCCGGAGGCGGCCATCTTCTCGCCCAGTACGGCGATCATCCCGGCGTTGTCGCGGAGGAACCGCGGCTCGGGCGCGTGGAAGTCGGCGCCGCGCTCGGCGCACATCTCCGCGAGCATCTCCCGCAGGCGCGCGTTCTGTCCCACGCCGCCGCCCAGCACCAGCTCGTCGGTGCCCGTCAGCGACAGCGCCCGCTCGGCGACCTCGGTGAGCATCGCGAACACGTGCTCCTGCAGCGAGAAGCACACGTCCGCGACGGGGACGCCGTCGTCGTACGCCGCCTTCGCGGCCGACATGATCCCCGAGAACGAGAAGTCCATCCCCTTCACGACGTAGGGTAACTCGACGAACGACCCGTCCTCCGCGTGCGCTTCGATCTTCGGGCCGCCGGGGTGGCTCCAGCCGACGTGGCGGGTGAACTTGTCGAGGGCGTTGCCGACGCCGGTGTCCATCGTCTCGCCGAGCACGCGGTAGCGGCCGTCGTGAAAGCCCAGCAGGTGGGCGTTCGCCCCCGAGGCGTTCAGACAGACGGGCGAGTCGAAGCCCGCGCGGTGGCGGCCGATCTCCAGGTGTGCGACCATGTGGTTGACGCCGACCAGCGGCACGTCGAGCGTCTGCGCGAGCGCCCGGGCCGCGGTGGCGACGATCCGCAGGCACGGGCCGAGGCCGGGACCGCGCGAGAACGCGACGGCGTCGACCGGGGGGTCTCCCGCCGCGCGGTCGTCGTACTCGCCTCGGGCGTGCTCCAGCGCCGTCTCGATCACCCGCGGGATCGCCTCGCCCATGTGCTCGGCGGCCTCGCGCGGGTGAATGCCGCCGCTGTCGGGTTCGTACGGGTCGGACTCGATAAAAACGGCGTCGGCTTCGGCGTCGAACACCGCGGCGCTGGCGCACCAGGCCGTGCCCTCGACGCCGAGGACGCGCATCCGGCGTTAGGCTTCCTCTGCCTCGGCGTCCTCGTCGCCGGCGATGGCGTTCCGCTCGAGGACGTAGTCCTGCTCCACGTCGGCGGCGTGCTCGGCCGACTCGTACACCTTCGCGTAGCCGACGGTCTTGCGCATGCCGAACTTCGTGTCCAGCTCCTGAATGACGACCTCGTCGGAGCCCTTGTCGAGCTTCGCGGCGAGCGAGTCCCGGACCTGGAGGCGGGCGGGGGTTGCTTCGTCGTGCTGCACCTCGAACCGGACGTCCGTCCGGTGGAGCATGGGGTTCTCCTCCTCGGAGATGATGTCGATGTCCATGGTTCAGTTGTCAGTGAGTGCGCCCGAGAGGCGGAAAAGGATTTCGAAGGGGCTGTACCCCGATTCAGCGGCCGCGAGCAGGTCGCCGGCGCGCGCGGCCGGCTACCCGTCCACGCCCAGCGCCGCCAACGCCGCCGCGGTGTCGCCGTCGAGTTTTCCCAACAGTTCCCCCGCCTTGCGCTTCGAGTCCGGGGTCACGTCTACGAGCACCATCCCTTCGTCGGGCTGGCCGTACACGACGCTTGCCCCCTCCGGGGCCGCGACGATCGCGGGCACGGTCGCGAGATCTTCCTCGCCGGTCACGTAGATCACGACCGGGCCGTCGCTGGCGAGCGCATCGACGAGCGCGTCGAGCATGGCCGTCGAGAGCGTCGCCGGTTCGTTGTCGACCTCGATCCGGCGGTTCTCCCCGTCGAGGACCGCGGCGATCTCCGCGCCGACGGCCTCGCGCTTCGTCTTCCCGTCGATCACCGCCACGTCGGGGTCGCGTCCGGCGACGCGGAGGTGGTAGGTGACGACGTCGCCGACGGCGACGATCGGGTCGCCGGCTTCGGAGAGCAGTCGCTCCGCGTCGGTGTAGACGGGACCCATGGGGTCTTTGAACGCGCCGCGGAGGTCGTCGGGAAGCGTGAGCAGCGACATTCGATGAACGTGTTGCCTCTGGCTCGCGCAGTTACCGGACCTTCAGCGCGTAGCTGCCCGGTTCGCTCACGTTCATCTCCGGAGCGATCTCGGACTCCTCAGGGTGCGTGATGATGACGTAGCCGGCCCAGTCTTCCGTCAGGGAGGATGAGCCGCAGTTGTCGCACGTCTGGGCGTCGGGGCCGTTGACGAAGTGGCACTCGCGACAGGCGAGGCGGTCCTCCGCCATCAGTTACCCTCCGCGGGCGCCCCCTCGGCGCGGCGCCGAACGTCGGACTCGAGCCAGGCGTGCTTGCCGAGCCCGGGCTGTTTGGCGGTGAGGCCGATCTTCGAGTCGCGCGGGTTGCGCTCGTCGATCGACTTCGTGACGACGCGCACCCGGACGGGGTCGTCGACGCCGAGCGTCCGGTCGGACTCCGTCGAGGCGAGCTGCTGGTTCTCGCCGTCGTACGCGAGGTACTCGTCGGAGATCTGCGAGACGTGCAGCAGGCCGTCCACGGGGCCGATGCCGACGAAGGCGCCGAACTCGACGACCTCCACGACGTTCCCGTCGACGACCTCCTGCATGTCCGGATCGAAGGTCACGGCGTCGAACTCCGCCTGGTAGTACACGCCCGGTCTGTTCGGGAGGACGGCGCCGTCGCCGATATCCTGGACCTCGATGACGCTGACAACGCTGCCCACGTCCTCGTCCATGCGTCCCTCCAACTTGTCCTGCAAGAGCTTGCGGACGCGGTCGCGGCTCACGTCCGCCAGATGCTCCGGCGGGACCTCGACCGTGTCCTTGAGTCGTACCCGTTTGTACATGCTATGGTTCTGTTATCGCGAGTGTGTTCGCGCCCCTTAAACCGATTACGCGTACGCCCCGAGCGAGGAGGCGCTCGCGCAGGGGACGATCGTTCGTGACGACGTAGCCGTCGAATCCCTCGTCCCCGTCGGCGCCGGAACCGGCGCCGGCGGAGGCGAGTTCGACGACCGCGTCGTCGGCGTACTCCTCTGTCGTCTCGACGACCCGACACCGTTCGGCGAGGTCGCGGCCGACCGACGCGGCGGTGGCCTCCTCGCCGGCGCCCGTCGCGAGCGTCTCCAGCTCGGCGACGACCGCCTCCGGAGTGACGAGGTCGGAGTCGTCGACCAGACGGTCGAGTTCCTCGAAGACGCGAACGCCGCACTCGACTGGCATCATGAGCGCGTTCGTGTCGAGGACGACCATCGTCACCGGCTCTGTTACTCCGTGAGGGTCCCGACGCCGATGAGACGCCAGCGGGCGCCCATCCGGCGGTTGATCGCGATCTTCGCGCCCTCCTCCGCACAGATCGGTCGCTTGAGGTTGACCTCGCACTCGCCGGTCCGTGCGCTCGTCACCGCGCCCACGGT contains:
- a CDS encoding GNAT family N-acetyltransferase, whose amino-acid sequence is MDIEVRPVASPTEFRAALVVNRDAWRDAYADILPADTLDAMTVPDGVDLQERYDRATGRDRAFLVAVDRKPGAVVGFVDAVWGDGRKAFCERTDAELRALYVAPDAQGAGVGSALLDGVVDRVPDAFDRLALETFTENRDAREFYEARGFERIGTSAFEADGTSYPTAVYARVLSVDDGTRAL
- the glmM gene encoding phosphoglucosamine mutase; the encoded protein is MKVFGSSGTRGVVGEEFTPEFVSRVAAAAAATWDAERVALGRDTRTSGRTFADAAAAGITAAGVDVERLGVVPTPSLVRYCEVEAVPGVMITASHNPPEFNGVKLVGDDGIELPVNRLEVVEERLLAEEPTTVSWDRMGGSRRVPDANDDYVAEMLDAIDRDAVADADLTVALDPGHGAGALTSPEFFRELGCDVVTVNAQPDGHFPGRDPEPVEANLDDLGRLVRAADADVGIAHDGDADRAIFFDETGSYVEGDASLAALAARDLGEGDTTVAAVNVSQRLVDVCAAAGANLDLTPIGSTNIITRIKELWREGESVPIAGEGNGGIFFPDYRLVRDGAFIAAKFLELLAERDAAVSEIVAPYADYTNVRENLSYDSDAELEAMLAAAEAYAAAADAEPDTKDGYRLDYGDAWVLVRPSGTEPKVRVYAESADPERAAALARGVRQALQEAKADTA
- a CDS encoding aldehyde ferredoxin oxidoreductase family protein, translating into MIHATGPLVTVDLDAREATETDIDDTLGDFVGGRGVATKLAFDRIPFDADPLGPENRVYLSTGPLQHSQMSFTGRMNMTSVSPLTDGLASSNAGGFLSRNFTGTGYAAVELRGASDVPLAVHVREEGVEFEEVPELADAEVPAVTEWAEETHGLEAEHLACIGPAGEHLVRYACVMTSETRAFGRTGMGAVLGSKNVKVLTFDGDATADVEIDPVQTDIHREAATSDHIMKRQGTTSVTEYANEVEALPTDYFARTSFEGAEGISGDAVESKKHKKGTCSQCAFACKLPTRDEAAGVETEGPEFETVMAWGSNQLVDDVVEVMKANDRCDRLGVDTISAGDTIAAYLKSEDDLGNPERARELLGKAARREGEVGDLLAEGVHRAAPELGVEDWSVKGLEFAAHDGRTLNGQGLSFATSNRGADHMYASFYSKEYPLVDKEQAVDKRGLDGKAPLVAAAENHNAALDSAVACKFSRDFLTEERFGALLDADYDDLLDVGARVVELERAFNNRRGFDRADDALPYDIEGFDDALDEYYEVRGWRVDGVVPGLGEADADAATADD
- a CDS encoding MBL fold metallo-hydrolase — encoded protein: MEIQFLGGAREVGRSAILVDDALLLDYGMLTGEPPQYPVGRPEPDAVVVSHGHLDHVGQVPALLRGDRRPPIHWTPPTAELARVLARDTLKLRGYDCTFTESHVQRLGEVGRRHGYGEPFVVAAGGTDYEVTFYDAGHIPGSAHVLVDDGDARLLYTADFHTDDTRLLSGSTARPDADAVICESTYSDVTHEDRSRVEERFVETVRTTRYEGGTALVPAFAIGRTQEVLTVLADTEIRPYLDGMGQRVTDIVRDYPDFVRDPDALRRAKSGARYVTGAQGQRERVAADNEAIVTTSGMLSGGPVMSYLPMLRSDPTNRVCLTGYQVEGTNGRTLLEHGRCELNGGVVPVAARVELFDFSAHADRDGLRSFLDDYRGATVLVNHGDRCPAFAEELRADGYDAAAPDLGERVTV
- the corA gene encoding magnesium/cobalt transporter CorA; this translates as MIRAMSYTDGEAATFEGVTAAAEAPGTTWVWVAAEDERAGGVRDGQADAGRVPRPTGELAAVTERFDIHPLHVEDVLGDARPKSELLEEYAFLLVKGARFRVGETTFLEEIRTRPVGVFIGDDWLVTVTTGGDDAVEAVWNRLADADRRALARGPDFAGYLVVDRVVDGYFHLLDELEDDIETVEERVVEAPDPETLGAINDLRRELLSVRRVVWPTRDAVNALSRGDAEQVAEATEKYYRDVYDHLVQVVELTETYRDLTTGARDIYLNTLSQSTNEVMRRLTVVATIVLPLTFVAGVFGMNFESMPELTWPYAYHATMLGMGGIALVLVAYFRREGWL
- a CDS encoding DUF5808 domain-containing protein encodes the protein MADKPQTGELFGIPYNFERPSVGRLLSSYWRPGEGMLVEKPFGIGYTLNLASWRSWLVLGVAGALLYQERASRAGDDDDDEASEPVEVIVDDD
- a CDS encoding bifunctional N(6)-L-threonylcarbamoyladenine synthase/serine/threonine protein kinase, with protein sequence MRVLGVEGTAWCASAAVFDAEADAVFIESDPYEPDSGGIHPREAAEHMGEAIPRVIETALEHARGEYDDRAAGDPPVDAVAFSRGPGLGPCLRIVATAARALAQTLDVPLVGVNHMVAHLEIGRHRAGFDSPVCLNASGANAHLLGFHDGRYRVLGETMDTGVGNALDKFTRHVGWSHPGGPKIEAHAEDGSFVELPYVVKGMDFSFSGIMSAAKAAYDDGVPVADVCFSLQEHVFAMLTEVAERALSLTGTDELVLGGGVGQNARLREMLAEMCAERGADFHAPEPRFLRDNAGMIAVLGEKMAASGDTVAVADSGIDPDFRPDQVPVTWRSGESVARAPGADDDAALRGAEATVEGNGDEVLKRRLAKGYRHPKLDATLRRERTVAEARLLAAARNAGVPTPLVRDVDVAQATLALQFVGECDLAAALTAEHARTVGEHLARLHGAGIVHGDPTTRNIRVSCEVKQSETSMRAVNETSRERPDTPEDGRLFCIDFGLGFNSDHVEDYAMDLHVFEQSIEGTASDPEALVAAVEDGYRAVGDPAVLERLRGIEGRGRYQ
- a CDS encoding 30S ribosomal protein S24e, which gives rise to MDIDIISEEENPMLHRTDVRFEVQHDEATPARLQVRDSLAAKLDKGSDEVVIQELDTKFGMRKTVGYAKVYESAEHAADVEQDYVLERNAIAGDEDAEAEEA
- a CDS encoding GTP-dependent dephospho-CoA kinase family protein, which translates into the protein MLTLPDDLRGAFKDPMGPVYTDAERLLSEAGDPIVAVGDVVTYHLRVAGRDPDVAVIDGKTKREAVGAEIAAVLDGENRRIEVDNEPATLSTAMLDALVDALASDGPVVIYVTGEEDLATVPAIVAAPEGASVVYGQPDEGMVLVDVTPDSKRKAGELLGKLDGDTAAALAALGVDG